A single genomic interval of Devosia oryziradicis harbors:
- a CDS encoding FecCD family ABC transporter permease, whose translation MSGLTSTLSAARAPIALTVLICIGVVLALSGVAFGSSWIPLEQVASVILGAGEKTQKLIVLQLRLPRVVIAALAGGGMAVAGFLLQKITRNALASPGVLGVIDGAALGVVMFLAALSNESNALVTSIAYQPVAAVVGSTLGIALVFALAGRQAASAVRLLLFGIAIAAVFKALVMVMMLIGPIYRTSQAARWIAGAVNEINWSEIQVTIVMLLPLLLLAVLAARKMPPAELDEVSARSVGLDLPVFRVLVFALAAGLTAVSVAFVGGVGFIGLMAPHLARLVVGRNVYAGLLASFLLGAIMLVGADLIVRVLFSPVEVPAGTVTAVIGAPYFLFLLMSRQRHD comes from the coding sequence ATGAGCGGCTTGACCTCGACGCTGTCGGCGGCCCGTGCGCCGATTGCATTGACCGTGCTCATCTGCATCGGCGTCGTGCTGGCCCTGAGCGGCGTGGCGTTTGGTTCGAGCTGGATTCCGCTCGAGCAGGTTGCGTCAGTTATCCTCGGCGCCGGCGAAAAGACGCAGAAGCTGATCGTGCTGCAATTGCGGCTCCCGCGGGTGGTGATTGCGGCGCTGGCTGGCGGCGGCATGGCCGTGGCCGGTTTCCTGCTGCAGAAGATCACCCGCAATGCCCTGGCCTCACCGGGCGTGCTGGGGGTTATCGACGGCGCGGCCTTGGGCGTGGTTATGTTCCTCGCGGCGCTGTCCAACGAATCCAATGCGCTGGTGACGTCCATCGCCTACCAGCCGGTCGCGGCCGTGGTCGGCTCGACGCTGGGCATCGCACTGGTCTTCGCCTTGGCGGGGCGGCAGGCGGCATCGGCGGTGCGCCTGCTGCTGTTCGGCATCGCGATTGCCGCCGTGTTCAAGGCGCTGGTCATGGTGATGATGCTGATCGGGCCGATCTATCGCACCAGCCAGGCGGCACGCTGGATCGCCGGGGCGGTCAATGAGATCAACTGGAGCGAAATCCAGGTCACCATCGTGATGCTGCTGCCCCTGCTGCTGCTGGCGGTGCTCGCAGCACGGAAAATGCCGCCGGCGGAGCTGGACGAGGTGTCGGCGCGCAGCGTGGGCCTTGATCTGCCAGTGTTCCGGGTGCTGGTCTTTGCCCTCGCCGCAGGGCTCACGGCGGTGTCGGTGGCCTTTGTCGGCGGCGTCGGCTTCATCGGGCTGATGGCGCCGCATCTGGCGCGGCTGGTGGTTGGCCGCAATGTCTATGCAGGCCTGCTGGCCAGTTTCCTGCTCGGCGCCATCATGCTTGTCGGCGCCGATCTGATCGTGCGGGTGCTGTTCAGCCCGGTCGAAGTGCCGGCCGGGACGGTGACGGCGGTGATCGGCGCTCCCTATTTCCTCTTTCTCCTGATGAGCAGGCAACGCCATGACTGA
- a CDS encoding ABC transporter ATP-binding protein, which translates to MTDQPAIAIDDLTLGYGSATILDRLSLAIPRGKITVLAGPNGCGKSTLLRAIRRLHRPSAGRILLETTDIAKLGERLLARQVGLLAQSPSAPEDITVEELVRLGRYPHQSMLQPWSHDDTRALETAMNGTGVAHLRHRHLGSLSGGQLQRVWIAMVLAQETEIVCLDEPVNHLDMSHQLDCLDLVRQLNSEFGRTIVLVLHDLNLAARYADQLVFLRDGVVAASGKPEELMVEDLIARVFDVDAMVITDPAYGRPLCIPLKTR; encoded by the coding sequence ATGACTGACCAACCGGCCATTGCCATCGATGACCTGACCCTGGGCTATGGCAGCGCGACCATCCTCGACAGGCTGTCGTTGGCCATTCCCCGCGGCAAGATCACCGTGCTGGCCGGACCCAATGGCTGTGGCAAGTCCACCCTATTGCGGGCGATCCGCCGGCTGCACAGGCCGAGTGCCGGGCGGATCCTGCTCGAAACCACTGACATCGCCAAGCTGGGCGAGCGCCTCCTGGCCCGACAGGTCGGCCTGCTGGCGCAGAGCCCGTCGGCGCCGGAGGACATCACCGTGGAAGAGCTGGTGCGGCTGGGCCGCTATCCGCATCAATCCATGCTGCAGCCCTGGAGCCACGACGACACGCGGGCGCTGGAAACCGCCATGAACGGCACGGGCGTCGCGCATCTGCGGCATCGCCACCTCGGTTCGCTGTCGGGCGGGCAGTTGCAGCGCGTGTGGATCGCCATGGTGCTGGCGCAGGAAACCGAGATCGTCTGCCTCGACGAGCCAGTGAACCACCTCGACATGTCGCACCAGCTCGATTGCCTCGACCTGGTGCGCCAGCTCAACTCGGAGTTCGGCCGCACCATCGTGCTGGTGCTGCACGACCTTAACCTGGCGGCACGCTATGCCGACCAGTTGGTCTTCCTGCGCGACGGCGTGGTGGCGGCCAGCGGCAAGCCGGAGGAGCTGATGGTCGAGGACCTTATCGCGCGGGTCTTCGACGTCGATGCCATGGTCATCACCGACCCGGCCTATGGCCGCCCGCTCTGCATTCCGCTCAAAACGCGGTAA
- a CDS encoding feruloyl-CoA synthase produces MDHLGTPIRQVRLGNMAAAAEHRADGTTILRSMETLGPYPRSIVDALESWASKTPDTVLIADREGEGWRKLSFAQVLERIGPLGQALLDAGLSPERPLVILSGNEIEHFLLGMAAIWVGIPYAPISPAYSLVSTDYGKLKHIAGLLTPGLIYASDGARFAAAIEATFAPDIPLIVRCNPPAGRPVRLFDDLLETPVTPAVAAAHDAITADTVAKVLFTSGSTGLPKGVITTNRMMACNQEMIRTALAFLGDEPPVLLDWMPWNHVAGGSHNTGIAIYNGGSFYIDDGQPTPARIGRTLENLRHVQPTFFTNVPKAYEFLVAAFDEHPEARRNLFARLKLLQYAGAGLAQHVFDGLDRAARAETGERILIITGYGSTETAPFAFTTTWPVEAAGHIGLPAAGMTVKLVPNGDKTELRLKGPNVTPGYWRDPDKTAEAFDSEGFYQIGDAVRFADPDDLSKGLIFDGRVTEDFKLSTGTWVNFSAVRASVIGACAPLIRDVVVTGLDLNYIGAMIFPDLEACARHAGLPPGTDPRTIVDHPSVRQKFAESLAVLAERSTGSSNHVARALLMAGLPDIDKGEITDKGSINQRAVRTHRAELVEALYRDEPGPDILILNRKGA; encoded by the coding sequence ATGGACCATCTGGGCACGCCCATTCGCCAGGTGCGACTGGGCAATATGGCGGCTGCGGCCGAGCATCGCGCCGATGGCACCACCATCCTGCGCTCCATGGAAACCCTGGGGCCCTATCCGCGCTCCATCGTCGACGCGCTGGAGAGCTGGGCAAGCAAGACCCCCGATACCGTGCTGATCGCCGACCGCGAAGGGGAGGGCTGGCGCAAGCTGAGCTTTGCCCAGGTGCTGGAGCGGATCGGGCCGTTGGGGCAGGCGCTGCTCGATGCCGGTCTGTCGCCCGAGCGCCCGCTCGTCATCCTCTCCGGCAACGAGATCGAGCATTTTCTGCTTGGCATGGCGGCCATTTGGGTCGGCATACCCTATGCACCGATTTCACCGGCTTATTCGCTGGTCTCGACCGACTATGGCAAGCTCAAGCATATTGCCGGGCTGCTGACGCCGGGCCTGATCTATGCCAGCGACGGCGCCCGGTTCGCCGCGGCGATCGAGGCGACTTTTGCGCCCGATATCCCGCTGATCGTGCGGTGCAATCCGCCCGCCGGCCGCCCGGTGCGGTTGTTCGACGATCTGCTCGAGACCCCAGTGACGCCTGCGGTTGCTGCCGCCCACGATGCCATCACGGCCGACACCGTTGCCAAGGTCCTCTTCACCTCGGGCTCCACCGGCCTGCCCAAAGGCGTCATCACCACCAACCGGATGATGGCCTGCAACCAGGAGATGATCCGCACGGCGCTGGCTTTCCTCGGCGATGAACCTCCGGTGCTGCTCGACTGGATGCCGTGGAACCACGTGGCTGGCGGCAGCCATAATACCGGTATCGCGATCTACAATGGTGGCAGTTTTTACATCGACGATGGCCAGCCCACCCCGGCGCGCATCGGCCGGACCCTCGAAAACCTGCGCCATGTGCAGCCGACCTTCTTCACCAATGTGCCCAAGGCCTATGAATTCCTGGTGGCGGCGTTCGACGAGCATCCCGAGGCGCGGCGCAACCTGTTCGCGCGGCTCAAGCTGCTGCAATATGCCGGGGCGGGGCTGGCCCAGCATGTGTTCGACGGGCTCGACCGCGCAGCTCGTGCCGAAACCGGCGAGCGCATCCTGATCATCACGGGCTATGGCTCGACCGAGACGGCGCCCTTTGCCTTCACCACCACCTGGCCGGTGGAAGCGGCGGGACATATCGGGCTGCCGGCCGCGGGCATGACGGTCAAGCTGGTGCCCAATGGCGACAAGACCGAATTACGCCTCAAGGGGCCGAACGTCACGCCCGGCTACTGGCGCGACCCGGATAAAACGGCCGAGGCCTTCGACTCAGAAGGCTTCTACCAGATCGGCGACGCCGTGCGCTTCGCCGACCCGGATGACTTGTCCAAGGGACTGATCTTCGATGGCCGCGTCACCGAGGATTTCAAGCTCTCCACCGGCACCTGGGTCAATTTCTCGGCGGTCCGGGCTTCTGTTATCGGCGCCTGTGCGCCCTTGATCCGCGACGTGGTCGTGACGGGCCTCGACCTCAACTATATCGGCGCGATGATCTTTCCCGATCTCGAAGCCTGTGCCCGCCATGCCGGCTTGCCGCCGGGCACCGATCCAAGGACGATCGTCGACCACCCCTCGGTGCGGCAGAAATTTGCGGAGAGCCTGGCAGTCCTTGCCGAGCGGTCAACGGGCAGTTCCAACCATGTGGCGCGTGCGCTGCTCATGGCGGGTCTCCCCGATATCGACAAGGGCGAGATCACCGATAAGGGCTCGATCAACCAGCGGGCGGTGCGTACCCATCGTGCTGAGCTGGTCGAAGCGCTCTATCGCGACGAGCCGGGGCCGGACATTCTCATCCTCAACCGCAAAGGCGCCTGA
- a CDS encoding thiolase family protein encodes MSKGLRLTFDDAWLLGGARTPFVDYRGALSEISPIDLGIKAARSAIERTGVKAADIGHTIAGSMAQASFDAYVTPRHIGLYAGAPIEAPAHLVQRICGTGLEVIAQAADSVSLGRVELALGAGCESMSRNPIAAYTHRNGFTMGKVEFKDFLWEALYDPAGCVNMGDTAENLAKQYGISRERVDRFAERSFNRAIAARDAGILAEEIVPVVSESFAIEGIDKRAIKLPRGVESVDTDSHIRPSPYEVLAKLRPAFGGVQTGGNSSAIVDGAGAVLVASAAYAKANGHRPLARIVASAAVGVPPQIMGIGPAPAVRAVLEVAGIRLDQIGRIEINEAFGAQILACVDELGLDEDKLNVNGGAIAIGHPLGVTGIRLGLTLANELRRSGIRYGVASACIGGGQGIALLIENPEAV; translated from the coding sequence ATGAGCAAAGGCCTTCGGCTCACCTTCGACGATGCCTGGCTGCTGGGCGGTGCCCGCACCCCGTTCGTCGACTATCGCGGCGCGTTGTCGGAAATTTCGCCGATCGATCTGGGCATCAAGGCGGCTCGATCAGCCATCGAGCGGACCGGGGTCAAGGCCGCCGATATCGGCCACACCATTGCCGGTTCGATGGCCCAGGCTTCGTTCGACGCCTATGTCACCCCGCGCCATATCGGGCTTTATGCGGGCGCGCCGATCGAAGCGCCGGCGCATCTGGTGCAGCGCATCTGCGGCACCGGGCTCGAGGTGATCGCGCAGGCGGCGGACTCGGTGTCGCTCGGCCGGGTGGAGCTGGCGCTGGGTGCCGGTTGTGAATCGATGAGCCGCAATCCGATCGCCGCCTATACCCACCGCAATGGCTTCACCATGGGGAAGGTGGAGTTCAAGGATTTCCTCTGGGAAGCGCTCTACGACCCGGCCGGGTGCGTGAACATGGGCGACACCGCGGAGAACCTCGCCAAGCAGTATGGCATTTCCCGCGAGCGGGTGGACCGCTTCGCCGAGCGCAGCTTCAACCGGGCCATCGCCGCGCGCGATGCCGGTATCCTGGCCGAGGAGATCGTGCCGGTTGTCAGCGAAAGCTTCGCGATCGAGGGTATCGACAAGCGGGCGATCAAGCTGCCCCGCGGGGTCGAGAGTGTTGATACCGACAGCCATATCCGCCCCTCGCCCTATGAGGTGCTGGCCAAGTTGCGGCCGGCCTTCGGCGGCGTGCAGACAGGCGGCAATAGTTCGGCCATTGTCGACGGGGCTGGGGCGGTGCTGGTGGCGTCGGCAGCCTATGCCAAGGCAAACGGGCACAGGCCGCTGGCGCGGATTGTTGCCAGCGCTGCCGTCGGCGTGCCGCCGCAGATCATGGGCATCGGTCCCGCGCCGGCCGTCCGCGCTGTGCTGGAGGTCGCGGGCATACGGCTCGACCAGATCGGCCGCATCGAGATCAACGAGGCCTTCGGCGCGCAGATCCTGGCCTGTGTCGATGAGCTTGGCCTCGACGAGGACAAGCTCAACGTCAATGGCGGCGCCATTGCCATCGGCCACCCGCTGGGCGTCACCGGCATCCGGCTGGGGCTGACGCTGGCCAATGAGCTCCGGCGCTCCGGCATCCGCTACGGCGTGGCTTCTGCCTGTATCGGTGGCGGGCAGGGCATTGCCCTGCTCATCGAGAATCCAGAGGCCGTGTAA
- a CDS encoding SDR family NAD(P)-dependent oxidoreductase, producing MDISGKTAFVTGAASGLGAATARMLAGVGARVAILDRNAEKGEAVAKELGGQFFAVDVADAASADAAVNAAVAALGAPSVLVNCAGIGTAARIVGRDGPMPLDAFQKVVNVNLVGSFNMLRLCAHAMTLGAPDGNGQSGVIISTASVAAFEGQIGQAAYAASKGGIVALTLPAAREFARFGIRVLAIAPGLFLTPLLAELPQEAQDSLANAIPNPARLGRPEEFAALVLAMVENDYLNGEVVRLDGALRMQAK from the coding sequence ATGGACATTTCGGGCAAGACCGCCTTTGTCACCGGCGCCGCCTCAGGGCTGGGTGCCGCCACTGCGCGCATGCTGGCCGGGGTAGGGGCCCGGGTCGCGATCTTAGATCGCAACGCCGAAAAGGGCGAGGCGGTCGCCAAGGAGTTGGGGGGCCAGTTCTTCGCGGTCGATGTTGCCGACGCAGCGAGCGCTGACGCCGCGGTCAATGCAGCGGTGGCCGCATTGGGCGCGCCTTCGGTGCTGGTCAACTGTGCAGGGATCGGCACCGCGGCGCGGATTGTCGGACGCGATGGGCCGATGCCGCTCGATGCATTCCAGAAGGTCGTCAATGTCAACCTGGTCGGCAGCTTCAACATGCTCCGGCTCTGCGCCCATGCCATGACGCTGGGCGCGCCTGACGGCAATGGCCAGAGCGGGGTGATCATCTCGACCGCATCGGTGGCGGCTTTCGAAGGACAGATCGGCCAAGCGGCCTATGCGGCGTCCAAGGGGGGCATTGTCGCGCTCACTTTGCCGGCGGCGCGGGAGTTCGCGCGCTTCGGCATCCGCGTACTGGCCATTGCGCCGGGCCTGTTCCTGACGCCGCTATTGGCGGAACTGCCGCAGGAAGCGCAGGACAGCCTCGCCAATGCCATCCCCAATCCGGCGCGCTTGGGCAGGCCGGAGGAGTTTGCCGCTTTGGTGCTGGCCATGGTCGAGAACGACTATCTCAATGGCGAAGTGGTCCGCCTCGATGGCGCGCTGCGCATGCAGGCGAAGTAG
- a CDS encoding acyl-CoA thioesterase, protein MFTRTTQVEIQFGDCDPAGIVYYPNYFRFFDNATAALLSAAFAMHKRNWLEHFGIAGIPMVDTGARFIKPSRFGDVVDIRSEITELGRSSFSVRHTLLRDGEVAIEAHEKRVWVVRNEAGDIRSAPLPEDVRRLLSAS, encoded by the coding sequence ATGTTTACGCGTACCACCCAGGTCGAGATTCAGTTCGGCGATTGCGATCCGGCCGGCATCGTCTACTACCCCAACTATTTCCGCTTCTTCGACAATGCCACGGCGGCCCTGCTGTCCGCCGCCTTTGCCATGCACAAGCGCAATTGGCTGGAGCATTTCGGCATTGCCGGCATCCCGATGGTCGATACCGGCGCCCGCTTCATCAAGCCATCGCGCTTTGGCGACGTGGTCGATATCCGATCCGAAATTACCGAACTGGGCCGCTCCAGCTTCTCGGTCAGGCACACGCTGCTCCGCGACGGCGAGGTTGCCATCGAGGCGCATGAGAAACGAGTCTGGGTGGTGCGCAATGAGGCGGGTGACATCCGCTCGGCGCCGCTGCCCGAAGACGTGCGCCGGCTTTTGAGCGCCTCGTGA
- a CDS encoding crotonase/enoyl-CoA hydratase family protein — MADVLTVTNRGAIVHLMLNRPDKRNALNDDLVAALDAFFAGVPSDIRAIVVSGAGGHFSSGLDLSQHVAREPLEVMAHSRNWHRVMARIATSPIPVVAAMSGAVMGGGLEFAAACHVRVAEETVRFQMPEGMRGIFVGGGGSVRISRLIGPDRLTEMMLTGRSYSGADGERLGLAHHVVAEGQALDKAFELAERIAKNSPTINGFIIQAIAQIAAMPPEAGLYAESLTAALSQTGPDAEEGLRAFLEKRPPVFR, encoded by the coding sequence ATGGCCGACGTGCTGACGGTGACCAACAGGGGCGCCATCGTCCATCTGATGCTCAACCGCCCCGACAAGCGCAATGCGCTCAACGATGATCTGGTGGCGGCGTTGGACGCGTTCTTTGCGGGGGTGCCATCGGATATCCGTGCCATCGTGGTGAGCGGCGCGGGCGGGCACTTCTCGTCGGGCCTCGATCTGTCCCAGCATGTGGCGCGCGAGCCGCTCGAAGTGATGGCTCATTCGCGCAACTGGCACCGGGTGATGGCGCGGATCGCCACCTCGCCAATCCCCGTTGTTGCGGCGATGAGCGGCGCGGTGATGGGGGGTGGCCTGGAATTCGCCGCGGCCTGCCACGTGCGGGTGGCCGAGGAGACGGTGCGCTTCCAGATGCCCGAGGGGATGCGGGGCATCTTCGTGGGCGGCGGCGGCTCGGTGCGGATTTCCAGGCTCATCGGGCCCGATCGCCTGACCGAGATGATGCTGACCGGCCGGTCCTATTCCGGCGCCGACGGCGAGCGCCTTGGGCTGGCGCATCACGTCGTGGCCGAGGGGCAGGCATTGGACAAGGCGTTCGAGCTGGCCGAGCGCATCGCGAAGAACTCGCCCACGATCAACGGCTTCATCATCCAGGCCATCGCCCAGATCGCCGCCATGCCGCCCGAAGCGGGACTCTATGCGGAAAGTCTTACCGCGGCTTTGAGCCAGACCGGGCCGGACGCGGAGGAGGGGTTGCGGGCGTTTCTCGAAAAGCGCCCGCCCGTGTTCCGCTAG
- a CDS encoding MarR family winged helix-turn-helix transcriptional regulator codes for MPTVASPSPAEDALETGATASIVGYRLRRAQLSVFQKFHAVFEELKLRPAEYSVLVLIADNPGRKQTEIAEALGIKRANFVTLVHGLEERGLVERVPSANDRRANALHLTRAGEAFLAHARAVHTAMEDELVARLGGAQARDRLLALLDRLT; via the coding sequence ATGCCCACTGTCGCCTCACCTTCGCCCGCAGAGGACGCCCTTGAGACTGGAGCCACTGCCAGCATTGTCGGCTATCGCCTGCGCCGGGCCCAGCTCAGCGTGTTCCAGAAATTCCATGCTGTCTTCGAGGAGCTCAAGCTGCGACCGGCAGAATATTCGGTTCTGGTCCTGATCGCCGACAATCCGGGTCGCAAGCAGACCGAGATTGCCGAGGCGCTGGGCATCAAGCGCGCCAATTTCGTGACGCTGGTGCACGGACTTGAAGAGCGGGGGCTGGTGGAACGCGTCCCGTCCGCCAATGACAGGCGCGCCAATGCCCTGCACCTGACGCGCGCGGGCGAGGCCTTCCTTGCCCATGCCCGCGCCGTACACACAGCCATGGAAGACGAGCTGGTGGCCCGCCTGGGTGGCGCTCAGGCGCGCGACCGGCTTCTGGCCCTGCTCGACCGGCTGACCTAG
- a CDS encoding TRAP transporter small permease: MDDTRLGRAVFGLATGIAIAGGVALVILTIITAASVVGRALIPLGLKPVPGDVEIVQFGVLFAIFCSMPLTQYLRGHADVALLTDAFPARAAAIIELVMDIIMLVMTAFIVWRFAVGMLDKYGNKEMTFILHVPVWLTYAAAMLGAIGMLLVSLYCVVRSGANAFSRNPYKPEPGLF; encoded by the coding sequence ATGGACGATACGCGGCTGGGCCGCGCTGTCTTCGGCCTTGCTACCGGCATTGCCATTGCCGGGGGCGTGGCCCTTGTGATCCTCACCATCATCACTGCCGCCAGCGTGGTCGGACGTGCGCTCATTCCACTGGGCCTGAAGCCCGTTCCGGGTGACGTGGAGATCGTGCAGTTTGGCGTGTTGTTCGCCATTTTCTGCTCGATGCCGCTCACCCAGTACCTGCGGGGCCATGCCGACGTGGCGTTGCTGACCGATGCCTTCCCGGCACGCGCGGCAGCCATCATCGAACTGGTCATGGACATCATCATGCTGGTGATGACCGCGTTCATCGTCTGGCGCTTCGCGGTGGGCATGCTGGACAAGTACGGCAACAAGGAGATGACCTTCATCCTCCACGTGCCGGTCTGGCTGACCTATGCGGCGGCCATGCTTGGCGCGATAGGCATGCTGCTGGTGAGCCTTTACTGCGTGGTCCGCTCCGGCGCCAACGCGTTCTCGCGAAATCCCTACAAGCCCGAACCGGGACTCTTCTGA
- a CDS encoding TRAP transporter large permease yields MSNIELGLWSFPVLLVLIFLRMPIGLAMLVVGVVGNYLITKSWNPSFALFKSLTYSTFSSYSFAVVPLFLLMGQFAAMSGVSRSLFDAATAWLGHRRGGIAMASIGACTAFGSICGSSLATAATMGQVALPELKRHGYSGALATGTLAAGGTIGILVPPSWILVIYAILTEQNIAKLFLAAIVPGVLAAVGYCLTIAIVARVRPEHAGTAYPRLPYRERFRQLGRIWPAPVIFLAVIGGIYTGIFTPTEAAAVGAVGTGLIAIFNRTLTWPAFRTAMVQMATGTGMIFMIILGAAALNNFLALSQLPQAAAAFVTEQGFNPWLVMTLILIMYLILGGPMDSLSMILLTIPIVYPVTLALDFGLSPEEFSIWFGILTLVVVEVGLISPPVGMNLFVINSMSKGTSIGQTFLGVTPFLISDLVRTVILVAFPSISLFLVQWLH; encoded by the coding sequence ATGAGCAATATCGAACTGGGCCTGTGGTCGTTTCCGGTCCTGCTGGTCCTGATCTTCCTGCGTATGCCGATCGGCCTGGCCATGCTGGTGGTGGGCGTGGTGGGCAACTATCTCATCACCAAGAGCTGGAATCCCAGCTTTGCGCTGTTCAAGTCGCTGACCTATTCGACCTTTTCGAGCTACTCATTCGCCGTGGTGCCGTTGTTCCTGCTGATGGGGCAGTTTGCGGCGATGAGTGGGGTTTCCCGCTCGCTGTTCGATGCCGCCACGGCATGGCTCGGCCATCGTCGCGGCGGCATTGCCATGGCCTCGATCGGCGCCTGCACCGCCTTCGGCTCGATCTGCGGGTCGTCACTGGCGACGGCGGCCACGATGGGGCAGGTGGCCTTGCCCGAGCTCAAGCGGCACGGCTATTCGGGTGCGCTGGCAACCGGCACCCTGGCCGCTGGTGGCACGATCGGCATCCTGGTGCCTCCGTCCTGGATCCTGGTGATCTATGCCATCCTCACCGAGCAGAATATCGCCAAGCTGTTTCTGGCCGCCATCGTTCCGGGGGTGCTGGCGGCGGTGGGCTACTGCCTGACCATCGCCATCGTGGCGCGGGTGCGGCCCGAGCATGCCGGCACGGCCTATCCGCGCCTGCCCTATCGCGAACGCTTCCGCCAGCTGGGCCGTATCTGGCCGGCACCGGTGATCTTCCTGGCCGTCATTGGCGGCATTTATACCGGTATCTTTACGCCGACTGAGGCTGCGGCGGTGGGTGCGGTAGGCACCGGGCTGATCGCCATTTTCAACCGCACCCTGACCTGGCCGGCCTTCCGCACGGCCATGGTGCAGATGGCAACCGGCACCGGCATGATCTTCATGATCATCCTGGGCGCCGCGGCGCTCAACAACTTCCTGGCGCTCAGCCAGCTGCCGCAGGCCGCTGCAGCCTTTGTTACCGAGCAGGGCTTCAACCCGTGGCTGGTCATGACGCTGATCCTGATCATGTACCTGATCCTGGGCGGACCGATGGATTCGCTGTCCATGATCCTGCTGACCATCCCGATCGTCTATCCGGTGACGCTGGCGCTCGATTTCGGGCTCAGCCCCGAGGAGTTCTCGATCTGGTTCGGCATCCTCACCCTTGTCGTGGTGGAGGTGGGGCTCATCAGTCCGCCGGTGGGCATGAACCTGTTCGTCATCAATTCCATGAGCAAAGGCACCAGCATCGGGCAGACCTTTCTTGGGGTCACGCCCTTCCTGATATCGGATCTCGTTCGCACGGTGATCCTGGTGGCCTTTCCGTCGATATCCCTGTTCTTGGTCCAGTGGCTGCATTGA
- a CDS encoding TRAP transporter substrate-binding protein codes for MKRREFLIGTAAGTVALAAPAIVRAQDTTTLRVHQMLPAQATIPAKAIEPWAQRVEEASGGRIKFELYPAMQLGGAPPDLYDQAKDGVVDLIWTVLGYTPGRFPKSEVFELPFMVTTAEPTSVAFHKYVEANAMNEFDGVKLICVHTHGPGLFHTKDPITKLEDLKGMKIRGGSRIISDMLGRLGAEPIGMPVPQVPEALSTGVIDGTTIPWEVTPSLKVAELVKNHTGFSGTHGLYSQTFGFTMNLDRYNGLADDLKAIIDENSGVETARQFGRVMDEGDAIGLKVAVEAGNNIVQLDEAETARWQEAAQPTIDQWYTDMTAAGLDGAALHEAAKAAIAEA; via the coding sequence ATGAAGAGACGTGAATTTTTGATTGGCACCGCCGCGGGAACCGTCGCTCTCGCCGCTCCTGCCATTGTGCGCGCACAGGATACGACCACGCTGCGCGTCCATCAGATGCTGCCGGCCCAGGCCACCATTCCCGCCAAGGCGATCGAGCCATGGGCCCAGCGGGTCGAGGAAGCCTCAGGCGGCCGGATCAAGTTCGAGCTTTATCCCGCCATGCAGCTGGGCGGCGCGCCGCCGGATCTCTACGACCAAGCCAAGGATGGCGTGGTGGATCTGATCTGGACCGTGCTGGGCTATACGCCGGGCCGTTTCCCCAAGTCGGAAGTGTTCGAACTACCGTTCATGGTCACGACGGCCGAGCCAACCTCGGTGGCTTTCCATAAATATGTCGAAGCCAATGCCATGAACGAGTTCGATGGCGTCAAGCTGATCTGTGTCCATACCCATGGCCCCGGGCTGTTCCACACCAAGGACCCGATCACCAAGCTCGAAGACCTCAAGGGCATGAAGATCCGCGGGGGCTCGCGCATCATCAGCGACATGCTGGGCCGGCTCGGTGCCGAACCGATCGGTATGCCGGTGCCGCAGGTGCCAGAGGCGCTGTCGACCGGTGTCATCGATGGCACGACCATCCCCTGGGAAGTCACGCCTTCGCTCAAGGTGGCCGAACTGGTCAAGAACCATACCGGCTTCTCGGGGACGCATGGGCTTTACAGCCAGACCTTTGGCTTCACCATGAACCTGGACCGTTACAACGGCCTGGCGGATGACCTGAAGGCCATTATCGACGAGAATTCAGGCGTCGAAACCGCTCGCCAGTTCGGCCGCGTGATGGACGAAGGCGACGCCATCGGGCTCAAGGTGGCAGTGGAAGCCGGCAACAATATCGTGCAGCTCGACGAAGCCGAGACGGCGCGCTGGCAGGAAGCCGCCCAGCCAACCATCGACCAGTGGTACACCGATATGACTGCGGCAGGACTTGACGGCGCGGCGCTGCACGAGGCTGCCAAGGCAGCCATCGCCGAGGCTTGA